The Montipora capricornis isolate CH-2021 chromosome 6, ASM3666992v2, whole genome shotgun sequence genome has a window encoding:
- the LOC138054422 gene encoding uncharacterized protein, protein MWQELTSDPEILDTVKGLNIDFIANPWQGKAPSQKKFSLRESKIIESQINKLLVKGVIIPTTHEPEEFISTIFLRPKPDGTHRMILNLKKLNESVVYRHFKMDTLWTVVRMMKPNCYMASIDIKDAYYSIPVADSDQKYLKFEWHDTLYKFSCFPNGLALCPRKFTKLLKPVYCYLRKKGHLSSGYIDDSYLQGDGFSDCLANVVDTIKLFDTLGFIIHPDKSVFIPTQVLTFLGFILDSRNMTICLTPEKQVKLVNACQNVLSESTPSVRTVAQLLGLMISSFPGVMYGPLHYRRLDMDKTRALGHSRDFERTMEISSLALEDIQWWIVNIPSSNYVISHGDPQITLYTDASTTGWGCDLEGTPTGGCWSSAEAHNHINYLEMLAIKLALESLEEQVKQKHVKLMVDNMTALTILNNMGTSRSWKLNELNKDIWDWCIVRGIWLTAVHIPGHDNEDPPKDPSRPGNRTSGSSFLAHPSLVASPHEDVDKGTSSNTQQKEHTDTSSGPQSCPRPIQTDVVAPLPFVREHLQSQGISSSAAHIIMQSWRTSTRVQYRSYIKKWTAYCCKWKIDPVSPPIASGVNFLAELYNQGLSYSALNTARSALSSIISLQGNFSFGNHPLVSRFLKGTFTIRPAMPKYNEVWDVNEVLKHLQTLQPLNELSLKLLSFKVVMSLALLSGQRCQTLHSLTTRDMKVYHNKVVFIVSELTKTSKPGKQCTTLEFLSYDKDPRLCLVSCLKEYLDRTANMRQDHHKLPVSYQKPHKSISKDTVARWLKQELKLAGIDTSTFGAHSTRAASTSAAKAHNVSITTIMKSAGWSSESTFSKFYNKAIAGAKENFGQKLLDALHL, encoded by the exons ATGTGGCAAGAACTTACCTCAGACCCTGAGATCCTTGACACAGTCAAGGGACTCAATATTGACTTTATTGCAAACCCTTGGCAAGGGAAAGCCCCTAGTCAAAAGAAATTTAGTCTGAGGGAAAGTAAAATAATTGAGTctcaaataaacaaattacttgtcAAAGGAGTCATCATTCCTACCACACATGAACCAGAAGAGTTTATTTCTACCATTTTCCTCAGACCAAAACCAGATGGTACTCATCGCATGATTCTTAATCTTAAGAAACTTAATGAGTCAGTGGTGTACCgacatttcaaaatggacacTCTGTGGACTGTGGTTAGGATGATGAAACCAAACTGTTACATGGCATCTATTGACATCAAAGATGCTTATTACTCTATCCCCGTCGCAGATAGTGATCAAAAATATCTTAAGTTTGAATGGCATGATACCCTATATAAGTTCTCTTGTTTTCCTAATGGGCTAGCACTGTGTCCAAGGAAGTTCACAAAACTGCTTAAGCCAGTTTATTGTTATCTCCGAAAGAAAGGACACCTTTCCTCAGGATACATTGATGACTCTTACTTACAGGGGGATGGATTCTCTGACTGCCTAGCAAATGTAGTTGACACAATTAAACTGTTTGATACCCTGGGATTTATCATTCACCCTGATAAATCTGTTTTCATCCCAACTCAAGTTCTGACCTTCTTGGGGTTTATTCTAGACTCTAGAAATATGACTATTTGCCTTACCCCAGAGAAACAAGTCAAATTAGTGAATGCTTGTCAAAATGTTCTTTCTGAGTCTACGCCTTCAGTTAGAACTGTGGCACAACTTTTGGGTCTCATGATTTCTAGTTTCCCAGGTGTCATGTATGGGCCACTTCATTACCGTAGGCTTGACATGGACAAAACCAGGGCACTGGGCCATTCCAGAGATTTTGAACGCACAATGGAAATATCATCCCTTGCCCTCGAAGACATTCAGTGGTGGATAGTTAATATCCCCTCGTCCAATTATGTCATAAGCCATGGGGATCCTCAAATTACCCTGTACACTGATGCTTCAACCACCGGATGGGGTTGTGACTTAGAGGGGACCCCCACAGGGGGTTGTTGGAGCTCAGCAGAGGCCCATAACCATATTAATTATCTAGAGATGTTAGCAATTAAACTAGCCCTGGAAAGTTTGGAGGAGCAGGTGAAACAAAAGCATGTCAAACTAATGGTAGATAACATGACTGCCCTCACTATCCTCAATAATATGGGCACTAGTCGATCTTGGAAACTCAATGAACTCAATAAAGACATATGGGACTGGTGTATTGTTAGAGGAATATGGCTGACTGCAGTGCACATTCCTGGG CATGATAATGAGGACCCTCCAAAAGATCCATCGAGACCAGGCAACAGGACTTCTGGTAGTTCCTTTCTGGCGCACCCAAGCCTGGTGGCCAGTCCTCACGAAGATGTTGATAAAGGAACCTCTAGTAATACCCAGCAGAAAGAACACACTGATACTTCCTCAGGACCCCAAAGCTGTCCACGCCCTATCCAAACAGATGTTGTTGCTCCTTTGCCATTTGTCAGGGAACACTTACAAAGCCAAGGAATTTCTTCATCAGCTGCCCACATTATCATGCAATCGTGGCGAACCAGCACAAGGGTGCAGTACAGATCCTATATCAAGAAATGGACTGCATACTGCTGTAAATGGAAAATTGATCCAGTTTCACCTCCTATAGCAAGTGGTGTTAACTTTTTAGCAGAACTATATAACCAAGGATTAAGCTACAGCGCTCTGAACACAGCCAGGAGCGCACTGTCCAGTATTATTTCACTTCAGGGAAATTTCTCATTTGGTAACCACCCACTTGTCTCTCGTTTTTTAAAAGGAACATTTACTATCAGACCAGCCATGCCAAAGTACAATGAAGTTTGGGATGTCAATGAAGTCCTCAAACATCTGCAGACCCTTCAACCCCTTAATGAATTATCCTTGAAACTGTTGTCGTTTAAAGTAGTTATGTCATTAGCCCTCTTGTCTGGGCAACGTTGCCAAACACTTCATTCTCTAACTACCAGAGACATGAAAGTTTATCATAACAAAGTTGTGTTTATTGTTTCTGAATTAACAAAAACTTCTAAACCTGGAAAACAGTGTACCACACTAGAGTTTCTATCGTATGACAAAGATCCACGCCTCTGTTTGGTCAGCTGTCTCAAAGAATACCTGGACAGGACTGCAAATATGAGACAGGACCACCACAAACTGCCAGTTAGCTACCAGAAACCACACAAGTCCATTTCTAAAGACACCGTCGCACGATGGCTAAAACAAGAACTGAAGCTTGCAGGCATAGACACTTCTACCTTTGGGGCGCATAGTACCAGAGCAGCGTCCACTTCAGCCGCTAAGGCTCACAATGTATCCATTACAACCATTATGAAATCTGCAGGATGGTCCTCTGAAAGTACTTTCagtaaattttacaacaaagccATTGCTGGtgcaaaagaaaactttggaCAGAAACTTCTGGATGCATTGCATCTGTAA
- the LOC138050858 gene encoding uncharacterized protein, with protein sequence MSSVAFDDMFSIRRGKELFFCFMQARQKLFSNVDDITFSNALRQLEVDVVPCTGEEFFSIQQRLPDEFFPFNLIKEQDLLRLKGLLQLDLSPTIDSSPNLTPRHSGPDNQSNYFTQPPRLQTNTKPLESSFFMSTFSVGANVAGVGPSEKDNQSSWWGQSLPVPNFTVLQSQPGPHQSSDRSLRDTGNELTATTRLESNVPHLTNYSLDKETRAATPTGADSPHAEGQVPCVDASEDKDVTKSRRRKTLSESEMPTSLCSELAEIRNFYSLNLNCDREGSSLQSSTIDKMLERVNIFLWFMKKVKGMEPTLSQCANPQLVQDFVKFMMEKQGSKPVTCSRYLSAIISVDKVPFVCARSEEREASLEKIRAIQRQLERLSRKEHVEEVFVTGRQSKVVYSELLDLCRELQWEVTEKTGSVRARSSMNLCLLLLYCTANPGRVKEYISLRIYKDQTADQMKGHNFICFNEDGSVILIEDNYKTRQTYGTNRTDLSSMPFLTYHLQLYNSKLRSLLLNGKEHDYFFVSPRGDRFSHAAYTNYVSALFEKYFSRKLTTVDLRKAVVNHFLSLPESGDQSLRESLATVMKHSVRTQQKYYDERPLEQKKEKALDLLSSMACKTLGEDSVEVLSDEDEEGNIEYLPTQGEFVALVAANSTKHVPEVFVAKILRLSQDRKMAYLAEFSESEPGKFRLNAGKSFREKVSALIYPIDIVYLHSDGLYELRTPKIDIHNQVYARDSKK encoded by the coding sequence ATGTCCTCTGTAGCATTCGACGATATGTTTTCCATCAGGCGTGGAAAGGAACTGTTCTTCTGTTTCATGCAAGCGAGGCAAAAGTTATTCTCCAATGTCGACGACATAACTTTCAGCAACGCCTTACGTCAGTTAGAAGTTGACGTAGTTCCATGTACGGGAGAAGAGTTTTTTTCTATTCAACAACGTCTGCCAGAtgaattttttcccttcaaTTTAATTAAAGAACAAGATTTGTTACGCTTAAAGGGGCTGTTGCAATTAGACCTTTCACCGACCATCGATTCTTCGCCTAACCTTACGCCACGGCACAGCGGACCTGACAATCAATCCAATTACTTTACGCAACCTCCCAGATTGCAAACAAATACCAAACCGTTAGAATCCAGTTTCTTCATGTCAACATTTTCAGTTGGAGCCAATGTCGCGGGGGTTGGCCCCAGTGAAAAAGACAATCAATCTAGTTGGTGGGGGCAAAGTTTGCCAGTGCCAAATTTCACTGTCTTGCAATCACAGCCAGGGCCTCATCAAAGCAGTGATCGTTCTCTGAGGGACACTGGAAATGAATTAACTGCTACGACTAGGCTTGAAAGCAATGTTCCACATCTAACGAACTATTCCCTCGACAAGGAAACGCGTGCTGCAACACCCACAGGCGCAGATTCTCCTCATGCGGAAGGTCAGGTCCCCTGTGTTGACGCTAGCGAAGACAAAGATGTAACAAAATCGAGAAGGAGAAAAACTCTTTCAGAATCAGAAATGCCCACCAGTCTGTGTTCCGAACTTGCTGAAATACGAAATTTTTACTCGCTGAATCTTAACTGCGATCGTGAGGGAAGTTCTTTGCAATCGTCCACTATTGATAAAATGCTCGAAAGGGTCAATATATTTCTGTGGTTCATGAAGAAAGTAAAAGGAATGGAACCCACCCTTTCACAATGCGCAAATCCGCAGCTCGTCCAGGATTTTGTTAAATTCATGATGGAAAAGCAAGGCAGTAAGCCAGTCACCTGTAGCAGATACTTGTCGGCTATAATAAGCGTTGACAAAGTACCATTCGTGTGCGCTCGAAGTGAGGAGAGGGAAGCCTCCCTTGAAAAGATTAGGGCCATTCAGAGGCAACTCGAGCGTTTGTCGAGAAAAGAGCACGTCGAAGAAGTATTTGTCACCGGTCGGCAATCCAAAGTCGTCTACTCGGAGTTACTAGATTTATGCCGTGAATTGCAGTGGGAGGTCACCGAAAAAACCGGCTCTGTTAGGGCGCGAAGTTCCATGAACCTGTGTCTGCTTCTTCTCTACTGCACCGCAAACCCTGGGCGTGTCAAAGAATACATCTCGCTCCGTATTTACAAAGATCAAACGGCAGACCAAATGAAAGGGCATAATTTCATCTGTTTTAACGAGGATGGCTCCGTTATTTTAATTGAAGATAATTACAAGACCAGACAAACATACGGCACAAATAGAACTGATTTGAGCTCCATGCCATTCTTGACTTACCATCTACAATTATACAACTCGAAGCTGAGGTCGCTTTTGCTTAACGGCAAAGAACACGACTACTTTTTCGTCAGTCCGAGAGGCGATAGGTTCTCGCATGCAGCCTACACCAATTACGTGTCGGCTTTGTTCGAAAAGTACTTCTCTCGCAAGCTGACAACAGTGGACCTGCGCAAAGCGGTCGTAAATCACTTTCTGAGCCTACCGGAAAGCGGCGATCAGTCCCTGAGAGAATCGCTCGCTACCGTCATGAAGCATTCCGTGAGGACGCAGCAGAAATATTACGACGAACGGCCCTTAGagcagaaaaaggaaaaagcacTCGATCTCTTAAGCTCAATGGCATGTAAAACCTTGGGTGAAGATTCTGTAGAAGTTCTCAGTGACGAAGACGAGGAAGGCAACATAGAATACCTGCCAACCCAAGGTGAATTTGTAGCGTTGGTGGCAGCCAACTCGACAAAACATGTACCTGAAGTTTTCGTCGCAAAAATATTGAGACTCTCGCAAGACAGGAAAATGGCCTACCTAGCCGAGTTTTCCGAATCAGAGCCCGGCAAATTTCGACTGAATGCAGGAAAAAGTTTCAGAGAGAAAGTCAGTGCCTTGATTTACCCAATAGACATAGTTTACTTGCATTCGGACGGTTTATACGAATTGAGAACACCAAAAATTGACATCCACAATCAGGTCTATGCAAGAGACTCCAAGAAATGA